Proteins co-encoded in one Arachis hypogaea cultivar Tifrunner chromosome 13, arahy.Tifrunner.gnm2.J5K5, whole genome shotgun sequence genomic window:
- the LOC112735810 gene encoding transcription factor bHLH162, whose translation MNSLVFHYIPIIMDRGSQPSSSTTNKIERRLIEKNRRNHMKMLYSKLNSLLPNYNPKEALPLPDQVDEAINYIKSLEEKVKTAKEKKEDLLERMGRKRTRGSGGGGDGSGCSNTKPPQLEIHETGSCLEIVMTCGLDNQFIFYEIIRILNEENIDVKSANSSLLGDSMLHVLHAEIPQLLIQFGATKVSERLKRFVNGSASDIELLQPEFWDLEIDTDIWSF comes from the exons ATGAATTCACTAGTTTTTCATTATATACCAATAATAATGGATCGTGGAAGTCAACCCTCATCTTCAACCACCAACAAGATTGAAAGAAGGCTCATTGAGAAAAACAGAAGGAACCACATGAAGATGCTTTACTCCAAACTCAACTCTCTTCTCCCTAACTATAACCCCAAG GAAGCGTTGCCACTGCCGGATCAAGTGGACGAAGCTATAAACTACATAAAGAGCTTAGAGGAGAAGGTGAAGACAGCGAAGGAAAAGAAAGAGGACTTATTGGAAAGAATGGGAAGGAAAAGGACACGTGGCAGTGGCGGTGGCGGCGATGGTAGTGGTTGCAGCAACACGAAACCGCCACAACTTGAAATTCATGAAACTGGTTCATGTCTTGAAATTGTAATGACATGCGGGTTAGACAACCAGTTCATATTCTATGAAATAATTCGCATACTCAATGAAGAGAACATCGATGTTAAGAGTGCTAATTCCTCACTCCTCGGAGATTCCATGCTCCATGTTCTCCATGCAGAG ATTCCTCAGCTATTGATTCAATTTGGGGCGACTAAAGTGAGTGAGAGATTGAAAAGGTTTGTGAATGGATCAGCCAGTGATATTGAATTATTGCAACCAGAGTTCTGGGATTTAGAGATTGACACTGATATCTGGAGCTTCTAG
- the LOC112737677 gene encoding G-type lectin S-receptor-like serine/threonine-protein kinase At2g19130 isoform X2 has product MGSWMFNFDLVLLFLMSFQFHVSIESDSIFPGQRLSGNQTLVSYGQIFEMGFFSPSGSELDKHGNLSLYTSTGHAVWSANSSFSLDDPLDSKAAKLREDGNFIISSSFDKYDWQSFDYPTDTLLPNAYLEYDNDRGIKRVLKSWLATSNPSTGNFSAEVTTVSVDLAEVQLLQNDGFTESKFCINRFHETKDYVYDFEFHFIGYVDIYSYVLFSYGNSYNLARYVLDGSGKLKLLGWSNEWVTINMDHKKCDFHGRNEDTRVNAKHSGRKNATWVVVEVAIGLTSVMVAIAILLIRLWKRGTTTSSKVMGGDTLKQYNYRDLRKATRNFTIKLGNGGFSTVYKGEFPDSTFVAVKELRGHFQEEKQLRAELNTVGLIQHKNLVRLLGFCLQGSQRFIIYDYMPNGSLESHLFQSDSNVLDWGTRYNIALGTAKGLAYLHEHCRDCIIHCDIKPENILLDAEFNPQVADFGLAKLLGRDFSRVLTTMRGTRGYLATEWFSGVPITAKVDVYSYGQVLLEIISGRRNMDLVNDDLASYFPSIVFNALNNGEDVLPLVDSKLQGKFSAEEVNRACKVGCWCIQDDENDRPTMKEVVQALEGNLDVGIPPIPQFFLSLAEPSVQKGDLKESKDYSTSSTLPSSFSFQAPVHQVQDEP; this is encoded by the exons ATGGGGTCATGGATGTTCAATTTTGATCTTGTTCTGCTCTTTCTCATGTCATTCCAGTTCCATGTATCCATTGAATCTGATAGCATCTTTCCAGGGCAGAGACTTTCAGGAAATCAAACTCTAGTTTCCTATGGACAAATATTTGAAATGGGTTTCTTCTCACCATCAGGTTCAG AACTTGACAAGCATGGCAATCTATCTCTCTATACTTCCACCGGTCATGCAGTTTGGTCAGCGAACTCTTCCTTTAGTTTGGATGATCCTTTGGATTCGAAAGCTGCTAAGCTTCGGGAAGATGGAAACTTTATTATAAGCAGCTCATTTGATAAATATGATTGGCAAAGCTTTGATTACCCAACTGATACCTTGCTGCCTAATGCGTATTTGGAATATGATAACGACAGAGGTATTAAAAGGGTTCTGAAATCTTGGCTAGCTACAAGTAATCCATCAACTGGCAACTTCTCTGCCGAGGTAACTACAGTTTCTGTGGATTTAGCTGAGGTTCAATTGTTGCAAAATGATGGTTTTACTGAGTCTAAATTCTGCATAAATCGGTTTCATGAAACTAAAGATTACGTGTAtgattttgaatttcactttatagGATATGTGGACATTTACTCGTATGTTTTGTTTTCATATGGCAACTCATACAATCTTGCAAGATATGTTTTAGATGGATCTGGAAAGCTCAAACTTTTAGGGTGGTCAAACGAATGGGTTACCATCAACATGGACCACAAAAAATGTGACTTTCACGGTCGTAATGAGGATACAAGAGTGAATGCCAAACATAGTGGAAGGAAGAATGCTACTTGGGTGGTTGTGGAGGTGGCGATTGGGCTTACTAGTGTGATGGTTGCTATTGCCATTTTGCTGATAAGGCTATGGAAGAGAGGCACCACCACTTCATCTAAGGTAATGGGAGGAGATACATTGAAGCAGTACAACTACAGAGATTTGAGAAAAGCAACTAGAAACTTCACAATTAAGCTTGGAAACGGTGGTTTCAGCACTGTTTACAAAGGGGAATTCCCTGATTCAACTTTCGTAGCTGTCAAGGAACTTCGAGGACACTTTCAAGAAGAAAAACAGCTTCGAGCAGAACTCAATACGGTAGGGCTGATCCAGCACAAAAATCTTGTTCGCTTACTTGGATTCTGCTTACAAGGTTCCCAGAGATTCATAATTTATGATTACATGCCAAATGGTTCTCTAGAATCTCACTTGTTCCAGAGTGATTCTAATGTCTTAGATTGGGGAACTAGATACAATATTGCTCTTGGCACTGCCAAAGGTTTAGCTTACCTACATGAGCATTGTAGAGACTGCATCATTCATTGCGACATCAAGCCGGAGAACATTTTGTTGGATGCCGAGTTTAATCCTCAAGTCGCGGACTTTGGCTTGGCAAAGCTTCTAGGCCGAGACTTTAGTCGAGTTCTTACTACCATGAGAGGAACAAGAGGCTATCTTGCAACAGAGTGGTTCTCCGGCGTTCCAATCACTGCAAAAGTTGATGTATATAGCTATGGTCAAGTCCTTCTTGAGATCATTTCAGGTAGAAGGAACATGGATCTAGTAAATGATGATCTAGCTAGTTATTTCCCGTCAATTGTTTTCAATGCATTGAACAATGGGGAGGATGTTCTGCCTTTAGTAGATTCCAAACTACAAGGCAAATTCAGCGCAGAAGAGGTAAATAGAGCATGCAAGGTTGGTTGTTGGTGCATTCAAGATGATGAGAATGATAGACCAACAATGAAAGAGGTTGTTCAAGCTTTGGAAGGAAATCTTGATGTAGGTATTCCTCCTATTCCGCAGTTTTTCCTGTCcttagcagaaccttctgtccaaAAAGGTGATCTGAAGGAAAGCAAGGATTATAGTACATCGAGCACACTACCTTCGAGTTTCAGCTTTCAAGCACCA GTTCACCAAGTTCAGGATGAACCTTGA
- the LOC112737677 gene encoding G-type lectin S-receptor-like serine/threonine-protein kinase At2g19130 isoform X1, translating into MGSWMFNFDLVLLFLMSFQFHVSIESDSIFPGQRLSGNQTLVSYGQIFEMGFFSPSGSGNNSRNYYLGIWYKGLPTPERTVVWVANRDHPISDPYSSWLELDKHGNLSLYTSTGHAVWSANSSFSLDDPLDSKAAKLREDGNFIISSSFDKYDWQSFDYPTDTLLPNAYLEYDNDRGIKRVLKSWLATSNPSTGNFSAEVTTVSVDLAEVQLLQNDGFTESKFCINRFHETKDYVYDFEFHFIGYVDIYSYVLFSYGNSYNLARYVLDGSGKLKLLGWSNEWVTINMDHKKCDFHGRNEDTRVNAKHSGRKNATWVVVEVAIGLTSVMVAIAILLIRLWKRGTTTSSKVMGGDTLKQYNYRDLRKATRNFTIKLGNGGFSTVYKGEFPDSTFVAVKELRGHFQEEKQLRAELNTVGLIQHKNLVRLLGFCLQGSQRFIIYDYMPNGSLESHLFQSDSNVLDWGTRYNIALGTAKGLAYLHEHCRDCIIHCDIKPENILLDAEFNPQVADFGLAKLLGRDFSRVLTTMRGTRGYLATEWFSGVPITAKVDVYSYGQVLLEIISGRRNMDLVNDDLASYFPSIVFNALNNGEDVLPLVDSKLQGKFSAEEVNRACKVGCWCIQDDENDRPTMKEVVQALEGNLDVGIPPIPQFFLSLAEPSVQKGDLKESKDYSTSSTLPSSFSFQAPVHQVQDEP; encoded by the exons ATGGGGTCATGGATGTTCAATTTTGATCTTGTTCTGCTCTTTCTCATGTCATTCCAGTTCCATGTATCCATTGAATCTGATAGCATCTTTCCAGGGCAGAGACTTTCAGGAAATCAAACTCTAGTTTCCTATGGACAAATATTTGAAATGGGTTTCTTCTCACCATCAGGTTCAGGTAACAACTCTCGCAATTATTACCTAGGGATATGGTACAAAGGGTTACCAACGCCAGAAAGAACAGTGGTGTGGGTAGCCAACAGGGATCATCCTATATCTGATCCATACTCTTCATGGTTAGAACTTGACAAGCATGGCAATCTATCTCTCTATACTTCCACCGGTCATGCAGTTTGGTCAGCGAACTCTTCCTTTAGTTTGGATGATCCTTTGGATTCGAAAGCTGCTAAGCTTCGGGAAGATGGAAACTTTATTATAAGCAGCTCATTTGATAAATATGATTGGCAAAGCTTTGATTACCCAACTGATACCTTGCTGCCTAATGCGTATTTGGAATATGATAACGACAGAGGTATTAAAAGGGTTCTGAAATCTTGGCTAGCTACAAGTAATCCATCAACTGGCAACTTCTCTGCCGAGGTAACTACAGTTTCTGTGGATTTAGCTGAGGTTCAATTGTTGCAAAATGATGGTTTTACTGAGTCTAAATTCTGCATAAATCGGTTTCATGAAACTAAAGATTACGTGTAtgattttgaatttcactttatagGATATGTGGACATTTACTCGTATGTTTTGTTTTCATATGGCAACTCATACAATCTTGCAAGATATGTTTTAGATGGATCTGGAAAGCTCAAACTTTTAGGGTGGTCAAACGAATGGGTTACCATCAACATGGACCACAAAAAATGTGACTTTCACGGTCGTAATGAGGATACAAGAGTGAATGCCAAACATAGTGGAAGGAAGAATGCTACTTGGGTGGTTGTGGAGGTGGCGATTGGGCTTACTAGTGTGATGGTTGCTATTGCCATTTTGCTGATAAGGCTATGGAAGAGAGGCACCACCACTTCATCTAAGGTAATGGGAGGAGATACATTGAAGCAGTACAACTACAGAGATTTGAGAAAAGCAACTAGAAACTTCACAATTAAGCTTGGAAACGGTGGTTTCAGCACTGTTTACAAAGGGGAATTCCCTGATTCAACTTTCGTAGCTGTCAAGGAACTTCGAGGACACTTTCAAGAAGAAAAACAGCTTCGAGCAGAACTCAATACGGTAGGGCTGATCCAGCACAAAAATCTTGTTCGCTTACTTGGATTCTGCTTACAAGGTTCCCAGAGATTCATAATTTATGATTACATGCCAAATGGTTCTCTAGAATCTCACTTGTTCCAGAGTGATTCTAATGTCTTAGATTGGGGAACTAGATACAATATTGCTCTTGGCACTGCCAAAGGTTTAGCTTACCTACATGAGCATTGTAGAGACTGCATCATTCATTGCGACATCAAGCCGGAGAACATTTTGTTGGATGCCGAGTTTAATCCTCAAGTCGCGGACTTTGGCTTGGCAAAGCTTCTAGGCCGAGACTTTAGTCGAGTTCTTACTACCATGAGAGGAACAAGAGGCTATCTTGCAACAGAGTGGTTCTCCGGCGTTCCAATCACTGCAAAAGTTGATGTATATAGCTATGGTCAAGTCCTTCTTGAGATCATTTCAGGTAGAAGGAACATGGATCTAGTAAATGATGATCTAGCTAGTTATTTCCCGTCAATTGTTTTCAATGCATTGAACAATGGGGAGGATGTTCTGCCTTTAGTAGATTCCAAACTACAAGGCAAATTCAGCGCAGAAGAGGTAAATAGAGCATGCAAGGTTGGTTGTTGGTGCATTCAAGATGATGAGAATGATAGACCAACAATGAAAGAGGTTGTTCAAGCTTTGGAAGGAAATCTTGATGTAGGTATTCCTCCTATTCCGCAGTTTTTCCTGTCcttagcagaaccttctgtccaaAAAGGTGATCTGAAGGAAAGCAAGGATTATAGTACATCGAGCACACTACCTTCGAGTTTCAGCTTTCAAGCACCA GTTCACCAAGTTCAGGATGAACCTTGA
- the LOC112737677 gene encoding G-type lectin S-receptor-like serine/threonine-protein kinase At2g19130 isoform X3: MGFFSPSGSGNNSRNYYLGIWYKGLPTPERTVVWVANRDHPISDPYSSWLELDKHGNLSLYTSTGHAVWSANSSFSLDDPLDSKAAKLREDGNFIISSSFDKYDWQSFDYPTDTLLPNAYLEYDNDRGIKRVLKSWLATSNPSTGNFSAEVTTVSVDLAEVQLLQNDGFTESKFCINRFHETKDYVYDFEFHFIGYVDIYSYVLFSYGNSYNLARYVLDGSGKLKLLGWSNEWVTINMDHKKCDFHGRNEDTRVNAKHSGRKNATWVVVEVAIGLTSVMVAIAILLIRLWKRGTTTSSKVMGGDTLKQYNYRDLRKATRNFTIKLGNGGFSTVYKGEFPDSTFVAVKELRGHFQEEKQLRAELNTVGLIQHKNLVRLLGFCLQGSQRFIIYDYMPNGSLESHLFQSDSNVLDWGTRYNIALGTAKGLAYLHEHCRDCIIHCDIKPENILLDAEFNPQVADFGLAKLLGRDFSRVLTTMRGTRGYLATEWFSGVPITAKVDVYSYGQVLLEIISGRRNMDLVNDDLASYFPSIVFNALNNGEDVLPLVDSKLQGKFSAEEVNRACKVGCWCIQDDENDRPTMKEVVQALEGNLDVGIPPIPQFFLSLAEPSVQKGDLKESKDYSTSSTLPSSFSFQAPVHQVQDEP; this comes from the exons ATGGGTTTCTTCTCACCATCAGGTTCAGGTAACAACTCTCGCAATTATTACCTAGGGATATGGTACAAAGGGTTACCAACGCCAGAAAGAACAGTGGTGTGGGTAGCCAACAGGGATCATCCTATATCTGATCCATACTCTTCATGGTTAGAACTTGACAAGCATGGCAATCTATCTCTCTATACTTCCACCGGTCATGCAGTTTGGTCAGCGAACTCTTCCTTTAGTTTGGATGATCCTTTGGATTCGAAAGCTGCTAAGCTTCGGGAAGATGGAAACTTTATTATAAGCAGCTCATTTGATAAATATGATTGGCAAAGCTTTGATTACCCAACTGATACCTTGCTGCCTAATGCGTATTTGGAATATGATAACGACAGAGGTATTAAAAGGGTTCTGAAATCTTGGCTAGCTACAAGTAATCCATCAACTGGCAACTTCTCTGCCGAGGTAACTACAGTTTCTGTGGATTTAGCTGAGGTTCAATTGTTGCAAAATGATGGTTTTACTGAGTCTAAATTCTGCATAAATCGGTTTCATGAAACTAAAGATTACGTGTAtgattttgaatttcactttatagGATATGTGGACATTTACTCGTATGTTTTGTTTTCATATGGCAACTCATACAATCTTGCAAGATATGTTTTAGATGGATCTGGAAAGCTCAAACTTTTAGGGTGGTCAAACGAATGGGTTACCATCAACATGGACCACAAAAAATGTGACTTTCACGGTCGTAATGAGGATACAAGAGTGAATGCCAAACATAGTGGAAGGAAGAATGCTACTTGGGTGGTTGTGGAGGTGGCGATTGGGCTTACTAGTGTGATGGTTGCTATTGCCATTTTGCTGATAAGGCTATGGAAGAGAGGCACCACCACTTCATCTAAGGTAATGGGAGGAGATACATTGAAGCAGTACAACTACAGAGATTTGAGAAAAGCAACTAGAAACTTCACAATTAAGCTTGGAAACGGTGGTTTCAGCACTGTTTACAAAGGGGAATTCCCTGATTCAACTTTCGTAGCTGTCAAGGAACTTCGAGGACACTTTCAAGAAGAAAAACAGCTTCGAGCAGAACTCAATACGGTAGGGCTGATCCAGCACAAAAATCTTGTTCGCTTACTTGGATTCTGCTTACAAGGTTCCCAGAGATTCATAATTTATGATTACATGCCAAATGGTTCTCTAGAATCTCACTTGTTCCAGAGTGATTCTAATGTCTTAGATTGGGGAACTAGATACAATATTGCTCTTGGCACTGCCAAAGGTTTAGCTTACCTACATGAGCATTGTAGAGACTGCATCATTCATTGCGACATCAAGCCGGAGAACATTTTGTTGGATGCCGAGTTTAATCCTCAAGTCGCGGACTTTGGCTTGGCAAAGCTTCTAGGCCGAGACTTTAGTCGAGTTCTTACTACCATGAGAGGAACAAGAGGCTATCTTGCAACAGAGTGGTTCTCCGGCGTTCCAATCACTGCAAAAGTTGATGTATATAGCTATGGTCAAGTCCTTCTTGAGATCATTTCAGGTAGAAGGAACATGGATCTAGTAAATGATGATCTAGCTAGTTATTTCCCGTCAATTGTTTTCAATGCATTGAACAATGGGGAGGATGTTCTGCCTTTAGTAGATTCCAAACTACAAGGCAAATTCAGCGCAGAAGAGGTAAATAGAGCATGCAAGGTTGGTTGTTGGTGCATTCAAGATGATGAGAATGATAGACCAACAATGAAAGAGGTTGTTCAAGCTTTGGAAGGAAATCTTGATGTAGGTATTCCTCCTATTCCGCAGTTTTTCCTGTCcttagcagaaccttctgtccaaAAAGGTGATCTGAAGGAAAGCAAGGATTATAGTACATCGAGCACACTACCTTCGAGTTTCAGCTTTCAAGCACCA GTTCACCAAGTTCAGGATGAACCTTGA
- the LOC112737677 gene encoding G-type lectin S-receptor-like serine/threonine-protein kinase At2g19130 isoform X4, translating into MGFFSPSGSELDKHGNLSLYTSTGHAVWSANSSFSLDDPLDSKAAKLREDGNFIISSSFDKYDWQSFDYPTDTLLPNAYLEYDNDRGIKRVLKSWLATSNPSTGNFSAEVTTVSVDLAEVQLLQNDGFTESKFCINRFHETKDYVYDFEFHFIGYVDIYSYVLFSYGNSYNLARYVLDGSGKLKLLGWSNEWVTINMDHKKCDFHGRNEDTRVNAKHSGRKNATWVVVEVAIGLTSVMVAIAILLIRLWKRGTTTSSKVMGGDTLKQYNYRDLRKATRNFTIKLGNGGFSTVYKGEFPDSTFVAVKELRGHFQEEKQLRAELNTVGLIQHKNLVRLLGFCLQGSQRFIIYDYMPNGSLESHLFQSDSNVLDWGTRYNIALGTAKGLAYLHEHCRDCIIHCDIKPENILLDAEFNPQVADFGLAKLLGRDFSRVLTTMRGTRGYLATEWFSGVPITAKVDVYSYGQVLLEIISGRRNMDLVNDDLASYFPSIVFNALNNGEDVLPLVDSKLQGKFSAEEVNRACKVGCWCIQDDENDRPTMKEVVQALEGNLDVGIPPIPQFFLSLAEPSVQKGDLKESKDYSTSSTLPSSFSFQAPVHQVQDEP; encoded by the exons ATGGGTTTCTTCTCACCATCAGGTTCAG AACTTGACAAGCATGGCAATCTATCTCTCTATACTTCCACCGGTCATGCAGTTTGGTCAGCGAACTCTTCCTTTAGTTTGGATGATCCTTTGGATTCGAAAGCTGCTAAGCTTCGGGAAGATGGAAACTTTATTATAAGCAGCTCATTTGATAAATATGATTGGCAAAGCTTTGATTACCCAACTGATACCTTGCTGCCTAATGCGTATTTGGAATATGATAACGACAGAGGTATTAAAAGGGTTCTGAAATCTTGGCTAGCTACAAGTAATCCATCAACTGGCAACTTCTCTGCCGAGGTAACTACAGTTTCTGTGGATTTAGCTGAGGTTCAATTGTTGCAAAATGATGGTTTTACTGAGTCTAAATTCTGCATAAATCGGTTTCATGAAACTAAAGATTACGTGTAtgattttgaatttcactttatagGATATGTGGACATTTACTCGTATGTTTTGTTTTCATATGGCAACTCATACAATCTTGCAAGATATGTTTTAGATGGATCTGGAAAGCTCAAACTTTTAGGGTGGTCAAACGAATGGGTTACCATCAACATGGACCACAAAAAATGTGACTTTCACGGTCGTAATGAGGATACAAGAGTGAATGCCAAACATAGTGGAAGGAAGAATGCTACTTGGGTGGTTGTGGAGGTGGCGATTGGGCTTACTAGTGTGATGGTTGCTATTGCCATTTTGCTGATAAGGCTATGGAAGAGAGGCACCACCACTTCATCTAAGGTAATGGGAGGAGATACATTGAAGCAGTACAACTACAGAGATTTGAGAAAAGCAACTAGAAACTTCACAATTAAGCTTGGAAACGGTGGTTTCAGCACTGTTTACAAAGGGGAATTCCCTGATTCAACTTTCGTAGCTGTCAAGGAACTTCGAGGACACTTTCAAGAAGAAAAACAGCTTCGAGCAGAACTCAATACGGTAGGGCTGATCCAGCACAAAAATCTTGTTCGCTTACTTGGATTCTGCTTACAAGGTTCCCAGAGATTCATAATTTATGATTACATGCCAAATGGTTCTCTAGAATCTCACTTGTTCCAGAGTGATTCTAATGTCTTAGATTGGGGAACTAGATACAATATTGCTCTTGGCACTGCCAAAGGTTTAGCTTACCTACATGAGCATTGTAGAGACTGCATCATTCATTGCGACATCAAGCCGGAGAACATTTTGTTGGATGCCGAGTTTAATCCTCAAGTCGCGGACTTTGGCTTGGCAAAGCTTCTAGGCCGAGACTTTAGTCGAGTTCTTACTACCATGAGAGGAACAAGAGGCTATCTTGCAACAGAGTGGTTCTCCGGCGTTCCAATCACTGCAAAAGTTGATGTATATAGCTATGGTCAAGTCCTTCTTGAGATCATTTCAGGTAGAAGGAACATGGATCTAGTAAATGATGATCTAGCTAGTTATTTCCCGTCAATTGTTTTCAATGCATTGAACAATGGGGAGGATGTTCTGCCTTTAGTAGATTCCAAACTACAAGGCAAATTCAGCGCAGAAGAGGTAAATAGAGCATGCAAGGTTGGTTGTTGGTGCATTCAAGATGATGAGAATGATAGACCAACAATGAAAGAGGTTGTTCAAGCTTTGGAAGGAAATCTTGATGTAGGTATTCCTCCTATTCCGCAGTTTTTCCTGTCcttagcagaaccttctgtccaaAAAGGTGATCTGAAGGAAAGCAAGGATTATAGTACATCGAGCACACTACCTTCGAGTTTCAGCTTTCAAGCACCA GTTCACCAAGTTCAGGATGAACCTTGA